ATTAAAAGATTGCTAAATATTAAAGATTTTTCAAATTTAATTCCCGGTCATGGTGGACTTATGGATCGTTTTGATTCAGTGTCTTTTGTTGCCGTTTCCACAGCAATCATTATGTTAATTAAATAAGGATAATTATGAGAGAAGAAGATAAAACATTTATTAAATTATGTCGAGAAATTAATTTTGAAATTCCTAGTAGTTTTGAGCATGCCTGTGTTATTTCAGTTGTTAAAGAAAAAGATCTTTGAGATTTTACTGTTGCCTTAGAAACGCACATTCCAATAAATGATTATAAAGCATTTTTGGCCGCCCTTGAGAATAGATTTTCTAAAGTTAGATTGAAATTAATTTTTGATAATAGTATTCCTAATGCAAAAATTATTCAAGATTATTTAATGTATTTACACGAATCTTCAGCTCTAAAAGACTTAATGTGCTACTTTGTTGAAGAGAACATATCAATTATGAATAATGAACTTATCTTAAAATTACCTAGAAGAGACATATATAATAGCTTTTTAGAAAAAAAAGAGATTATAGTCTCTTCTTTAAAAGACATTGGTTTTGAATTTTCATTGGTTAGATTTGAAATTCTTGAAAATCAAAGAATGGACCGTACTAAAACGATTATGTATGATATTTCTAAAGGATTTGATAATTTAAAAGAAATCGAAAAAACTCAACCCTACAAAGAAAAAACCTATGATGGATATCAACGAAGGTCGACAAATAAAAAACCTATTTTAATTCAAATTGATGAAGCAATAGATAATCCTGATAATACCCTAGTTACTACAAAAGGTGAAATATTCTCACTTGAATCTCGTAATTTAAAAAATGATAAAGTTTTATATATAATTGGGATATCTGATTATAAAGAGGCAATCACTGTCAAAAAATTTTATGATAGTAGTGATGAAATGCCAAATCTAAAAATTGGTGATGCTATCATTGTTGTTGGTAATCTCGTCACTGACAATTATTCAAATTCAAAATGTATTATGGCTGCAAGCAAAAATTGATATACATTAACAGAAGGATATCAAAAATTAGAAAGTGATAATGAGATTGAAAAAAGAATTGAACTTGCCGCTCGTTCAACAATGAGCCCACAAGACGGAATTTCATCAACTGAAGATTATTTAGCGGCCGCAAGCTTTTATGGTCATGAAGCAATTGCGATTACTGATCTAGATGGAGTTCAAGGATTTCCTGAATTTTATAATGCTGCTAAAAAACAAAAAAATGTTAAACCAATCTATGGAACAACATTGAGTGCAATTAGTGCTGAACCTAATTTTTTCTATGGCTTTAAGGATTTTAATTTAAAAGATGAAGAGTATGTAGTTTTTGATATTGAAACCACTGGATTAAGTCCACGTTTTGACGAAATCATTGAGTTTGGTGGCACAATTATCAAAAACGGTATGCAAATTAATAATATTCAATTTTTTATTAAAGCAAACAAACCTCTTTCGCAATTCACAACCAATTTAACTAGAATTACTGACGAAGATTTAGCCAATGCCTGCGATGAAGAAGAAGGTATCAAAAAAATTTATGAAATTTTAGAAAATAAAATTTGTGTTGCTCATAATGCTAATTTTGATATTAATTTTTGTAAAGAAAAATTTGTTAAATATGGATTAGATATTTCCAAAATTAAAGGAATTGATACATTAGCTATTTCGCATTTTTTAGATCCGAAAGAAAAAAAACATACCCTTGGTAATCTTGCTAAAAGATATAATGTCTACTATAACAAAGATGATGCTCACCGTGGGGATTATGATGCTGAAATTTTATGTAAGGTTTGAATAAAAATAATTGACGTCCTTAAAAGCAAGTATAAAATTGAAACATCGCAACAGCTCCTTGATGCTTTCAATCCTGAAATGCTTGGAAGGCGCTTTTCATATGAGACAAGAGTACTTGCTAAAAATCAAGCAGGACTTAAGAAAATGTTTAAAATTGTTTCAAGATCGTTAACAGATCATTTTAATGAAGGCCCTAAACTTTATTTTAGTGAAATTAAAAGCGATCCGGATTTATTTTATGGAAGTGGCACTCATCAATCTTATTTGTGAGAGCAAGCCTTTAATGGTTCAACTGAGAATTTGATTAAAACAATTAAAATGTTTGATTACATTGAATTTCCACCAATTAGTACATTTAAATACCTTATTCGCGATGAAAATATGACCGAAGATAATTTGAAATTTATCTATAAGGATTTAATCAATAAAGCTAAATCACTAAATAAATTATGTGTTGCTGTTTCGGATTCACGTTTTATTTACAACTATCAAGAATTAATTCACAAAATATATGTCAATGCGCCATCACTAGGTGGGGGACTTCATTGATTAAATAAAAAAGAATCATATCCAGTTTTTCGATATTTAAATACTCGGGAAATGCTAAATGAGTTTAAGTTTTTAAACGATGCTAATTTAATTTATGAATTAGTTATTAAAAATCCGAAAATTATTGCTAGTCAAATTGAAAATAATATTCAAGTTATTAAAGATAAATTGTATGTTCCTGAATTTGATGATTCGGCTAATAATTTACGAAAAGTTGTTATGAAATCTCTTTATGAAAAATATGGCGACAATCCCGATGAGAGCATTATCACTCGGGTTAATAAAGAATTAAATCCGATTATTAAATATGGATATTCCGCTATTTATTGAATTAGTCATAAGCTTGTTAAAAAAAGTAATGAAGATGGATATATTGTTGGAAGTCGTGGTAGTGTTGGAAGTTCAATTGTTGCTAATCTAGCAGGGATTTCTGAAGTTAATCCGCTTGAACCACATTATTTATGTACTAAGTGCAAACATTTTGAATGAAGCAAGGAAAAGAATATCTTTTCAGGCTGAGATCTTCCAATAAAAAAATGTCCTAACTGTAATATTAATATGATAAATGATGGGCATAGCATTCCTTTTGAAACATTTTTAGGATTTGAAGCCAACAAAGTTCCTGACATTGACCTAAATTTTAGTGGTAACTACCAAACAACAATTCACAATTACGTTCGTGAATTATTTGGAGATTCTCATACTTTTCGAGCAGGAACAATTTCAACAATTGCTGACAAGACTGCTTTTGGTTTTTGTAAAAAATATGAAGATGAAAAACGAAAAGGTATGGTTCCATGAAGCAATCAATTTTTGGATTTTTTAAGTTCAAAAGCCAAAGATGTTAAACGAACTACAGGACAACATCCAGGTGGAATTATTATTATTCCAAAAGAGTATGATGTTGAAGACTTTACTCCAATAAACTATCCGGCCAATGATAGTTCATCATCATGAAAAACCACACATTTTGATTTTAGAAGTATTCATGATAATGTTTTAAAACTTGATCTCTTAGGTCACGATAACCCTACAATTATTAAGATGTTAGAAAATTTAACTAATACTAATGTTGAAGATATTCCTAAATTCGATGAAGAAGTTATGAAGTTGTTTTATACAACCGAATCACTTAAAATTAAACCATCTGATATTGAAGGGGAAACAACCGGTGCATATGGCTTACCGGAATTTGGAACTAATTTTGTGCGAAGAATGTTAAGTCAAACTAAACCAAAATCATTTAATGATTTAATTCTACTTTCAGGTCTTAGTCATGGAACTGATGTATGAGCTGGCAATGCTGATGAACTTGTTAAACAAGGAAAATCATTACATGATTGCGTTTGTTGTCGTGATGACATTATGCAAGAATTAGTAAAAAAAGATATTTCAGCTATTC
The sequence above is a segment of the [Mycoplasma] phocae genome. Coding sequences within it:
- a CDS encoding PolC-type DNA polymerase III, producing MREEDKTFIKLCREINFEIPSSFEHACVISVVKEKDLWDFTVALETHIPINDYKAFLAALENRFSKVRLKLIFDNSIPNAKIIQDYLMYLHESSALKDLMCYFVEENISIMNNELILKLPRRDIYNSFLEKKEIIVSSLKDIGFEFSLVRFEILENQRMDRTKTIMYDISKGFDNLKEIEKTQPYKEKTYDGYQRRSTNKKPILIQIDEAIDNPDNTLVTTKGEIFSLESRNLKNDKVLYIIGISDYKEAITVKKFYDSSDEMPNLKIGDAIIVVGNLVTDNYSNSKCIMAASKNWYTLTEGYQKLESDNEIEKRIELAARSTMSPQDGISSTEDYLAAASFYGHEAIAITDLDGVQGFPEFYNAAKKQKNVKPIYGTTLSAISAEPNFFYGFKDFNLKDEEYVVFDIETTGLSPRFDEIIEFGGTIIKNGMQINNIQFFIKANKPLSQFTTNLTRITDEDLANACDEEEGIKKIYEILENKICVAHNANFDINFCKEKFVKYGLDISKIKGIDTLAISHFLDPKEKKHTLGNLAKRYNVYYNKDDAHRGDYDAEILCKVWIKIIDVLKSKYKIETSQQLLDAFNPEMLGRRFSYETRVLAKNQAGLKKMFKIVSRSLTDHFNEGPKLYFSEIKSDPDLFYGSGTHQSYLWEQAFNGSTENLIKTIKMFDYIEFPPISTFKYLIRDENMTEDNLKFIYKDLINKAKSLNKLCVAVSDSRFIYNYQELIHKIYVNAPSLGGGLHWLNKKESYPVFRYLNTREMLNEFKFLNDANLIYELVIKNPKIIASQIENNIQVIKDKLYVPEFDDSANNLRKVVMKSLYEKYGDNPDESIITRVNKELNPIIKYGYSAIYWISHKLVKKSNEDGYIVGSRGSVGSSIVANLAGISEVNPLEPHYLCTKCKHFEWSKEKNIFSGWDLPIKKCPNCNINMINDGHSIPFETFLGFEANKVPDIDLNFSGNYQTTIHNYVRELFGDSHTFRAGTISTIADKTAFGFCKKYEDEKRKGMVPWSNQFLDFLSSKAKDVKRTTGQHPGGIIIIPKEYDVEDFTPINYPANDSSSSWKTTHFDFRSIHDNVLKLDLLGHDNPTIIKMLENLTNTNVEDIPKFDEEVMKLFYTTESLKIKPSDIEGETTGAYGLPEFGTNFVRRMLSQTKPKSFNDLILLSGLSHGTDVWAGNADELVKQGKSLHDCVCCRDDIMQELVKKDISAIQAFDIMERVRKGKGLTDEQESLLISKNIPDWYINSLKKIKYMFPKAHATAYVIMAWRIAWYKLYHPLPFYASYYTSRPDSLDILVMSSGLKSVSDKLRELKSRASGNGLKLSVKENALIPTLEITKELYARGFKIQNVDIERSLASEWIIDYESKSLIPPFDVIEGLGAAVSETIIQARNDHPFLSIEDLRERTKVNSRIENELRNLGVLKNLDETNQVILF